The Apus apus isolate bApuApu2 chromosome 8, bApuApu2.pri.cur, whole genome shotgun sequence genome has a window encoding:
- the SERPINE2 gene encoding glia-derived nexin isoform X1: MNWHFPLLLVLGTLTSVCSQFSFYPLEELSSDVGIQVFNQIVKAKPQDNVVVSPHGIASVLGVLQLGADGKTKKQLTTMMRYSVNGVGKALKKINRLVVSKKNKDIVTIANAVFAKSGFKMEVPFVTRNKEVFQCSVKSVDFEDPNAACDSINQWVKNETRGMIDQVVAPDDIDGSLTRLVLVNAVYFKGLWKSRFRPENTKKRPFHGADGKTYQVPMLSQLSIFRCGTTSTPNELWYNIIELPYHGEMISMLIALPTESTTPLSAIIPHISTKTIGSWMTTMVAKRVQVILPKFTAVAETDLKDPLKALGITDMFDQSKANFAKITRTEGLHVSNVLQKTKIEVSEDGTKASAATTAILIARSSPPWFIVDRPFVFFIRHNPTGTILFMGQINKP; this comes from the exons ATGAACTGGCACTTCCCACTTCTCCTTGTTCTTGGGACGTTAACATCTGTATGTTCCCAGTTCAGTTTTTATCCTCTGGAGGAACTTAGCTCTGATGTTGGAATCCAGGTCTTCAATCAAATAGTGAAAGCTAAGCCTCAGGACAATGTTGTTGTTTCTCCTCATGGGATTGCATCAGTCCTGGGGGTGTTGCAGCTGGGTGCTGATGGCAAGACAAAGAAGCAGTTGACAACTATGATGAGATACAGCGTAAATG GAGTTGGTAAAGCCTTAAAGAAGATAAACAGGCTCGTAGTctcaaaaaagaataaagacatTGTTACAATTGCTAATGCAGTGTTTGCAAAGAgtggctttaaaatggaagtgCCTTTTGTTACAAGGAACAAAGAGGTGTTTCAGTGCAGTGTCAAGAGCGTGGACTTCGAAGACCCAAATGCAGCATGTGATTCCATCAACCAGTGGGTGAAAAATGAAACGAGGG gTATGATTGATCAGGTTGTAGCTCCGGATGATATTGATGGCAGTTTGACTAGACTGGTTCTAGTAAATGCTGTGTATTTCAAGGGCTTATGGAAGTCAAGATTTCGAcctgaaaatacaaagaaacgTCCCTTTCATGGAGCTGATGGGAAGACCTACCAAGTTCCTATGCTGTCCCAGTTATCTATCTTCCGCTGCG GCACTACAAGTACTCCCAATGAGCTGTGGTATAACATCATTGAGCTGCCATATCATGGTGAAATGATAAGCATGCTGATTGCTCTGCCTACGGAAAGCACAACGCCGCTCTCTGCCATCATCCCCCACATCAGCACAAAAACAATAGGAAGCTGGATGACAACCATGGTAGCAAAAAGAGTGCAGGTTATTTTACCGAA ATTTACAGCAGTAGCAGAAACAGACTTAAAGGACCCTCTGAAAGCCCTTGGAATTACAGATATGTTTGACCAGTCAAAGGCAAACTTTGCAAAAATAACaa GAACAGAAGGTCTTCATGTATCTAATGTTctgcaaaagacaaaaattgAAGTTAGTGAAGATGGAACTAAAGCTTCTGCAGCAACAA CTGCAATTCTAATAGCTAGATCATCCCCTCCTTGGTTCATAGTAGACAGGCCGTTTGTCTTTTTCATCCGGCATAATCCTACAG GTACAATCTTGTTTATGGgacaaataaacaaaccttGA
- the SERPINE2 gene encoding glia-derived nexin isoform X2 yields the protein MNWHFPLLLVLGTLTSVCSQFSFYPLEELSSDVGIQVFNQIVKAKPQDNVVVSPHGIASVLGVLQLGADGKTKKQLTTMMRYSVNAAGSTEESQHHETSQLSPDHKQVLRGPPVVHRIQFENLCYGVGKALKKINRLVVSKKNKDIVTIANAVFAKSGFKMEVPFVTRNKEVFQCSVKSVDFEDPNAACDSINQWVKNETRGMIDQVVAPDDIDGSLTRLVLVNAVYFKGLWKSRFRPENTKKRPFHGADGKTYQVPMLSQLSIFRCGTTSTPNELWYNIIELPYHGEMISMLIALPTESTTPLSAIIPHISTKTIGSWMTTMVAKRVQVILPKFTAVAETDLKDPLKALGITDMFDQSKANFAKITRTEGLHVSNVLQKTKIEVSEDGTKASAATTAILIARSSPPWFIVDRPFVFFIRHNPTGTILFMGQINKP from the exons ATGAACTGGCACTTCCCACTTCTCCTTGTTCTTGGGACGTTAACATCTGTATGTTCCCAGTTCAGTTTTTATCCTCTGGAGGAACTTAGCTCTGATGTTGGAATCCAGGTCTTCAATCAAATAGTGAAAGCTAAGCCTCAGGACAATGTTGTTGTTTCTCCTCATGGGATTGCATCAGTCCTGGGGGTGTTGCAGCTGGGTGCTGATGGCAAGACAAAGAAGCAGTTGACAACTATGATGAGATACAGCGTAAATG CAGCTGGAAGCACAGAGGAGAGCCAGCATCATGAGACCAGTCAGCTCTCCCCGGACCACAAGCAAGTGCTCCGTGGACCACCAGTGGTTCACAGAATACAGTTTGAGAACCTCTGTTATG GAGTTGGTAAAGCCTTAAAGAAGATAAACAGGCTCGTAGTctcaaaaaagaataaagacatTGTTACAATTGCTAATGCAGTGTTTGCAAAGAgtggctttaaaatggaagtgCCTTTTGTTACAAGGAACAAAGAGGTGTTTCAGTGCAGTGTCAAGAGCGTGGACTTCGAAGACCCAAATGCAGCATGTGATTCCATCAACCAGTGGGTGAAAAATGAAACGAGGG gTATGATTGATCAGGTTGTAGCTCCGGATGATATTGATGGCAGTTTGACTAGACTGGTTCTAGTAAATGCTGTGTATTTCAAGGGCTTATGGAAGTCAAGATTTCGAcctgaaaatacaaagaaacgTCCCTTTCATGGAGCTGATGGGAAGACCTACCAAGTTCCTATGCTGTCCCAGTTATCTATCTTCCGCTGCG GCACTACAAGTACTCCCAATGAGCTGTGGTATAACATCATTGAGCTGCCATATCATGGTGAAATGATAAGCATGCTGATTGCTCTGCCTACGGAAAGCACAACGCCGCTCTCTGCCATCATCCCCCACATCAGCACAAAAACAATAGGAAGCTGGATGACAACCATGGTAGCAAAAAGAGTGCAGGTTATTTTACCGAA ATTTACAGCAGTAGCAGAAACAGACTTAAAGGACCCTCTGAAAGCCCTTGGAATTACAGATATGTTTGACCAGTCAAAGGCAAACTTTGCAAAAATAACaa GAACAGAAGGTCTTCATGTATCTAATGTTctgcaaaagacaaaaattgAAGTTAGTGAAGATGGAACTAAAGCTTCTGCAGCAACAA CTGCAATTCTAATAGCTAGATCATCCCCTCCTTGGTTCATAGTAGACAGGCCGTTTGTCTTTTTCATCCGGCATAATCCTACAG GTACAATCTTGTTTATGGgacaaataaacaaaccttGA